The following are encoded in a window of Psychrobacter sp. P11F6 genomic DNA:
- the uraH gene encoding hydroxyisourate hydrolase: MSGTLSSHILDTHLGKPAAGIAVTLDRVSATGEASLLANGVTNADGRVAPDSWSFDPTIDIAEYHLDVGRYTLTFDTQSYFDEQNLTAFYPQVVIDFMISDNGHYHVPLLLSAHGYSTYRGS, from the coding sequence ATGTCAGGTACTCTCTCATCACACATTTTAGATACCCATTTGGGCAAACCAGCCGCTGGTATTGCCGTGACGCTAGATCGCGTAAGCGCAACTGGCGAGGCATCTCTATTAGCCAATGGCGTCACCAACGCGGATGGACGCGTGGCACCAGATAGCTGGTCGTTTGACCCAACGATTGATATTGCCGAATATCACTTAGATGTTGGTCGTTATACCTTAACCTTTGATACGCAGTCTTATTTCGATGAACAAAATCTCACGGCTTTTTATCCACAAGTTGTCATCGATTTTATGATAAGTGATAACGGTCACTATCATGTACCGCTACTGCTTAGCGCACATGGCTACAGCACGTATCGCGGCTCTTAG
- a CDS encoding PepSY-associated TM helix domain-containing protein — MTSFPPTLRQSCLWIHRYTGLAMAAFLIIAGITGTLLAFHDELDDVFNHKLANIEAQHKPPLPIATLHDAVISAYPQYQFSSMPTSVEPNKSAVFSVDRVRGESAKNQPKAPFQEVYVNPFTSEIIGTRDKEEWAWRNTMYKVFWLHRDLLLGDIGKLILGIVSLIWTINCFIGFYLTFPRAVSANKSQQSALRKSSDKPRASFFKRWLPAWKIRRKTNTFKLNYDMHHAFGLWLWLILFVIAWSSVGFNLKSVYQPVMQALVGLEGRDEGKGNKQNKPAINTESSSDEATTIGTNMNSTNKVDKANSIAYLSRQAEIAAQKNGVDVQQLLGVRWVEEDNQWQMRFKTNKDIGKKGGASSITVDAATGNIERINFGYQSSFGNQADQWMATLHMGHISHGVVHLLYQIFLALTGLAVAVLSGTGVYLWVKGRQSRLKQRQKLTVKDNSLKRLRETSH, encoded by the coding sequence ATGACTTCATTTCCCCCTACGTTGCGTCAGAGCTGTTTATGGATTCATCGTTATACTGGGCTTGCGATGGCCGCCTTTTTGATCATTGCTGGTATCACGGGCACGCTATTGGCGTTTCATGATGAGCTCGATGATGTGTTTAATCACAAGCTGGCAAATATTGAGGCGCAACACAAGCCGCCACTACCGATCGCCACACTGCATGATGCTGTCATCAGTGCCTATCCACAGTATCAATTTTCTAGTATGCCAACGTCAGTAGAGCCTAACAAATCAGCGGTTTTTTCGGTAGATAGAGTCCGAGGTGAAAGCGCCAAAAATCAGCCCAAAGCGCCATTTCAAGAGGTCTATGTCAATCCCTTTACGAGTGAAATCATCGGTACGCGTGATAAAGAGGAGTGGGCATGGCGCAATACGATGTACAAGGTATTTTGGTTGCACCGAGATTTATTGCTAGGTGATATCGGCAAATTAATACTGGGTATCGTGTCTTTAATCTGGACGATTAATTGTTTCATCGGATTCTATTTAACCTTTCCAAGAGCAGTTAGCGCCAATAAATCTCAACAATCCGCATTGAGAAAATCATCTGACAAACCCCGCGCTTCATTTTTTAAACGCTGGCTACCTGCTTGGAAAATCCGCCGAAAAACCAATACTTTTAAGCTCAATTATGACATGCATCATGCGTTTGGCTTATGGCTCTGGCTCATATTGTTTGTCATTGCGTGGTCGAGTGTTGGTTTTAATTTAAAATCGGTATATCAGCCTGTAATGCAAGCGCTGGTAGGACTTGAAGGTAGAGATGAAGGCAAAGGAAATAAACAAAATAAGCCTGCGATAAACACTGAATCTAGTAGTGATGAGGCGACTACTATTGGCACTAATATGAACAGTACTAATAAGGTAGACAAGGCTAATAGTATTGCTTATTTAAGCAGGCAAGCAGAGATCGCCGCACAAAAAAATGGCGTCGACGTCCAGCAGCTATTGGGAGTGCGTTGGGTAGAAGAGGACAATCAATGGCAAATGCGCTTTAAAACCAATAAAGATATCGGTAAAAAAGGCGGTGCGTCATCTATCACGGTTGACGCCGCAACAGGCAATATCGAGCGTATTAATTTTGGGTATCAAAGCTCATTTGGTAATCAAGCTGATCAATGGATGGCAACGCTACACATGGGACATATCAGCCATGGCGTAGTTCATTTGTTGTATCAAATATTTTTAGCATTGACGGGGTTAGCCGTGGCGGTCTTATCTGGCACAGGTGTGTATTTATGGGTCAAAGGGCGTCAAAGTCGGTTAAAGCAAAGGCAAAAATTGACGGTTAAAGACAACTCTTTGAAGCGATTACGCGAAACCAGCCATTAA
- a CDS encoding uracil-xanthine permease family protein produces MSEHIQGNPDLLYGLHDRPTPTKAFLGAVQHVLASFVGIITPSLIIGGVLGLGEHIPYLISMSLMVSGVATFIQTHKVGPVGSGLMALQGTSFGFLAAVLAAGFVVKNKGGSPEEILSVIFGVSFLGAFVEIFLSQFITRLKSLMSPIVTGCVIVTIGLSLTKVGLTDLAGGVGAEDFGSIQNLLLGGGVLISVVLISIVNNKVIRSSAIFIGLMLGLIAAILMGRIDFSLVSDAPIFTLPVPFKFGFGFDWQAFIPIAFMYVITSIETSGDLTATSMISGEPIKGPLYEKRIKGGVLGDGVNSLIAAVFNTFPVTTFSQNNGVIQMTGIASRYVGFYVGAILFTMGLFPILGAIFTQLPKPVVGGVTLLMFATVATAGIRILSTVNFTHRNILIIATSLGLSMGVAFVPDVFAQAPQLFRNIFGSAVTMSGIVAITLDMILPKNYGVEFDTVEQHLDDGLKPLRQKAS; encoded by the coding sequence ATGAGCGAACACATTCAAGGGAACCCCGATTTACTATACGGATTGCATGACCGCCCTACCCCTACAAAAGCCTTTTTGGGCGCAGTACAACACGTACTTGCCAGCTTTGTCGGTATCATCACCCCCTCATTAATCATAGGCGGCGTCTTGGGTTTGGGGGAACATATCCCTTATCTCATCAGCATGTCATTGATGGTATCAGGGGTCGCTACCTTTATTCAGACGCATAAAGTTGGACCAGTAGGTTCAGGTCTTATGGCATTACAAGGAACCAGTTTTGGCTTCTTGGCCGCGGTATTGGCGGCAGGTTTTGTGGTAAAAAACAAAGGCGGGAGTCCGGAGGAGATTCTCTCTGTTATCTTTGGCGTCTCCTTTCTTGGTGCCTTCGTTGAGATTTTCTTAAGTCAATTCATCACCAGACTCAAATCTCTGATGAGCCCTATCGTGACGGGTTGTGTGATTGTGACCATCGGTCTGTCATTAACCAAGGTTGGTCTGACGGATTTGGCAGGCGGCGTGGGCGCTGAAGATTTCGGGAGTATACAGAATCTGCTGCTCGGTGGCGGAGTCTTGATCAGTGTGGTATTGATTAGTATTGTTAATAATAAAGTCATTCGCTCCAGTGCTATTTTTATAGGGTTGATGCTTGGTCTGATCGCAGCCATTCTTATGGGACGTATTGATTTCTCTTTGGTCTCTGATGCCCCTATCTTTACGCTACCTGTGCCATTCAAGTTTGGCTTTGGGTTTGATTGGCAGGCTTTTATTCCTATCGCCTTTATGTATGTCATTACCAGTATTGAAACCTCTGGTGATTTGACGGCGACTTCGATGATATCGGGCGAACCCATCAAAGGACCTTTATACGAGAAACGTATTAAAGGTGGCGTATTGGGAGACGGTGTCAACTCATTAATTGCGGCGGTGTTTAACACGTTCCCAGTGACGACTTTTAGCCAAAACAACGGCGTGATTCAGATGACCGGTATTGCCAGTCGCTATGTGGGCTTCTATGTTGGGGCTATCTTGTTCACTATGGGGCTATTTCCTATTTTGGGTGCTATCTTTACCCAATTGCCAAAACCAGTCGTTGGCGGTGTGACGTTATTGATGTTTGCAACGGTAGCGACCGCTGGTATTCGCATCCTATCAACGGTCAACTTTACCCATCGCAATATCTTAATCATTGCCACTTCGCTAGGTCTGTCTATGGGCGTGGCTTTTGTTCCTGATGTATTCGCACAGGCGCCGCAGCTTTTCCGTAATATCTTTGGTTCGGCGGTTACTATGTCAGGTATTGTGGCCATTACTCTCGATATGATTTTGCCCAAAAACTACGGTGTCGAATTTGATACGGTAGAACAACATCTGGATGACGGTCTAAAGCCTCTTAGACAAAAGGCTTCTTAA
- a CDS encoding urate hydroxylase PuuD has protein sequence MGAYYLDWFNLFFRWFHVIAGVAWIGASFYFVWLDLSLRKPPQWKADKGISGDLWAVHGGGFYEIAKYKLEPEEMPKTLHWFKWEAYTTWLTGMAMLSIVYYANATAYLIDPSKVDFGSSIGAISTSLLFLFGSYFIYEVIVRSHLGKNSFIFSTIIFILLIIACWGSYQLFSDRASFIHIGAILGTVMAGNVFFGIMPAQRALVECVRRGEKPGKEVADLALQAKNRSLMNNYFTLPLIFTMISNHYPMMYSHAHGWLVLVFVGIITAIVRHYFNQKHLDNHKPRYLVIPAVLTVLLIIWMRPEPIEPLPAVNAAAAAETATPDSVPLTTDSAVDGSSISNDAVSNENITADVVPVTASADDAIMDVVHTRCSTCHAAQPTQQGFAAPPAGIILQTPTDMKTHKAKIVTAVQTGYMPLGNLTKLTDEERQQMVAYASGL, from the coding sequence ATGGGCGCTTATTATCTCGATTGGTTTAACTTATTTTTTCGCTGGTTCCACGTCATCGCTGGTGTGGCCTGGATTGGTGCGTCTTTTTACTTTGTTTGGCTAGATCTTAGTTTACGTAAACCACCACAGTGGAAGGCTGACAAAGGCATTTCAGGCGACCTATGGGCGGTACATGGTGGCGGCTTTTATGAAATTGCCAAATACAAGCTTGAACCCGAAGAGATGCCAAAGACCCTGCACTGGTTTAAATGGGAAGCTTATACCACTTGGCTGACGGGTATGGCGATGCTCTCTATCGTCTACTATGCCAATGCAACTGCCTACTTGATTGATCCCAGCAAAGTCGATTTTGGTAGTAGTATCGGTGCCATCTCGACCAGTTTGTTATTTTTATTCGGCAGTTATTTCATTTATGAAGTGATTGTCCGCAGCCATTTAGGCAAAAACTCCTTCATTTTTAGCACCATTATTTTTATCCTATTAATCATCGCCTGCTGGGGTTCTTATCAGCTATTTAGTGACCGTGCTTCGTTCATTCATATCGGTGCTATCTTAGGTACTGTGATGGCAGGTAATGTGTTCTTTGGCATCATGCCTGCGCAACGAGCGCTGGTAGAATGCGTGAGGCGTGGTGAAAAACCAGGCAAAGAAGTAGCGGACTTGGCACTACAAGCAAAAAACCGCTCGCTGATGAACAACTATTTTACCTTACCACTGATCTTTACCATGATTAGCAATCATTACCCGATGATGTACTCTCATGCTCACGGCTGGTTGGTATTGGTATTTGTGGGTATCATCACGGCTATTGTACGTCACTATTTTAACCAAAAGCATTTGGACAATCATAAGCCGCGTTATTTGGTCATCCCTGCTGTCTTAACCGTATTATTAATTATTTGGATGCGCCCAGAACCAATTGAGCCATTACCTGCTGTCAATGCTGCAGCCGCTGCTGAAACGGCGACACCAGATAGTGTACCACTAACAACTGATAGCGCAGTCGACGGTTCTAGTATAAGCAATGACGCTGTCTCAAATGAAAATATCACTGCCGACGTCGTGCCAGTAACTGCTTCTGCTGACGATGCCATTATGGATGTCGTGCACACGCGCTGTAGCACGTGCCATGCCGCTCAGCCTACTCAGCAAGGATTTGCCGCGCCGCCAGCTGGTATCATCTTGCAGACACCAACCGACATGAAAACTCATAAAGCAAAAATCGTCACTGCTGTACAAACAGGCTATATGCCACTGGGTAATCTCACAAAATTGACGGATGAAGAACGTCAGCAAATGGTGGCTTACGCATCGGGCTTATAG
- a CDS encoding TonB-dependent receptor domain-containing protein, whose amino-acid sequence MREVKLSKLSSQMTVLSMGVAAVLWSQAVSAAPAEDMPSTTLQTITVTANSSVRDKVQTDSVYIEDYTPAQQASHLSDFLNVVPGVTVGGTSAVNQRIRIRGLEDSNLKVTIDGARQEGKLFYHMGDITIDPDLLKQADVSVGNNSVTLGNDAIGGAVAFKTVDAVDLLQPGQRIGAKVHAGYASNNDELLTSTTVYAAPTDNVDLLAYYGKRDSDSGEDGNGRELFEDSKTESILLKAGAYIADDHHIGANFSQTEKKGIFPFRPDFPSRSEPPIPQQVKRDTYGIDYSFNPSNPLIDVDTNVYQTKTRILRDSDYINDPGFDFNAEVQTTGAKIQNTSDIATNVGTHKLISGIEHYKKESEMERDFVKAGSDEATNTSVYLEDQWKNGKLTLTPGVRYDRYKSPEFISGGKTYDNVVGALAASYEIAPLTQVFASYTQLFNGPDLSQTIFNSNGDKTYVNNDLKAEEGSNAEVGIVTTLRDLTVAGDALQLSGKYFETDIENYIEFVRSGGTRVGLDCVTGQLGGECQGVINKDEDFKIKGVELAADYKMNNFSMGLSYSRARSEGEKTGYSIPSVTGSSSESGDKYMVNLAYAPTETTDIGWRSTYVASVMPNTSEYEIEKPSYNVHDIFMNYSPKQVDGLKATLGVYNLFDEAYASHSSRLNPIDDVATDFEKGRNIKASLTYQF is encoded by the coding sequence ATGCGTGAAGTAAAGTTATCAAAACTATCTAGTCAAATGACGGTATTGTCCATGGGCGTGGCAGCGGTATTATGGTCACAAGCAGTCAGTGCAGCACCTGCAGAAGACATGCCAAGCACCACGTTGCAGACCATTACGGTGACAGCCAATAGCTCAGTACGTGATAAAGTGCAAACCGATTCTGTTTACATAGAAGACTATACGCCAGCGCAGCAAGCCAGCCATTTAAGCGATTTTTTGAATGTCGTTCCTGGGGTTACGGTAGGTGGTACCTCAGCGGTCAATCAGCGTATTCGTATTCGTGGTCTTGAAGACAGCAACCTAAAAGTCACTATCGATGGGGCGCGTCAAGAAGGCAAACTTTTTTATCATATGGGTGACATTACTATTGACCCTGATTTGCTGAAGCAAGCAGATGTCTCAGTCGGTAATAACTCAGTGACGCTAGGAAATGATGCCATTGGCGGGGCGGTGGCCTTTAAAACCGTTGATGCAGTGGATTTGCTGCAACCGGGTCAAAGAATAGGGGCTAAAGTTCACGCAGGCTATGCTAGTAATAATGACGAGCTACTAACGTCAACGACTGTATATGCCGCACCAACGGACAATGTTGACTTACTGGCTTACTATGGCAAGCGTGATAGCGATTCTGGCGAAGATGGTAACGGTCGTGAGCTGTTTGAAGACAGTAAAACTGAAAGCATCTTATTAAAGGCGGGTGCTTATATTGCGGATGACCATCATATTGGCGCAAATTTCAGCCAAACTGAAAAGAAAGGTATTTTCCCATTCCGTCCAGACTTCCCTAGCCGCTCTGAGCCTCCAATTCCGCAACAGGTGAAGCGCGATACTTATGGTATTGATTATAGCTTTAATCCTAGCAACCCACTGATTGATGTAGATACCAACGTGTATCAAACCAAAACCCGCATTTTGCGCGATTCTGATTATATCAATGATCCAGGTTTTGATTTTAACGCTGAAGTTCAAACCACAGGCGCAAAAATCCAAAACACCAGTGACATTGCTACGAATGTTGGCACACACAAGCTTATCTCTGGGATTGAGCACTACAAAAAAGAATCGGAGATGGAGCGCGACTTCGTCAAAGCAGGGTCAGACGAGGCAACCAATACATCAGTATATCTAGAAGACCAATGGAAAAATGGTAAGCTCACTTTAACACCTGGTGTGCGTTATGACCGCTACAAATCTCCTGAGTTTATCTCTGGTGGCAAAACCTATGATAATGTCGTTGGTGCACTTGCCGCAAGCTATGAGATTGCACCATTGACGCAAGTATTTGCCAGCTACACGCAGTTATTTAATGGTCCTGACTTAAGCCAAACCATTTTTAATTCAAATGGTGACAAAACTTACGTTAATAATGACTTAAAAGCAGAAGAAGGGTCTAACGCTGAAGTAGGTATCGTTACAACGTTACGCGATCTAACGGTAGCCGGTGATGCACTACAACTAAGCGGTAAGTACTTTGAAACTGATATCGAAAACTACATCGAATTTGTTCGTTCCGGCGGAACTCGCGTTGGCTTAGACTGTGTCACTGGACAATTAGGTGGTGAATGTCAAGGCGTCATCAATAAAGATGAAGATTTTAAAATTAAAGGGGTTGAGCTCGCTGCCGACTATAAAATGAATAACTTTAGTATGGGTTTGAGCTATTCACGCGCACGCAGCGAAGGTGAAAAAACGGGCTACAGCATTCCTTCAGTGACTGGAAGCAGCTCAGAATCAGGCGATAAATATATGGTCAATCTGGCTTATGCCCCAACAGAGACCACAGATATCGGCTGGCGCAGTACGTATGTTGCTTCAGTGATGCCGAATACGTCTGAATATGAGATTGAAAAACCAAGCTATAATGTTCATGATATTTTTATGAACTATTCGCCAAAACAAGTTGATGGATTAAAAGCCACGCTTGGCGTTTATAATCTTTTTGATGAAGCTTATGCGAGCCACTCATCTCGTCTAAATCCGATTGATGATGTTGCTACTGACTTTGAGAAAGGTCGTAATATCAAAGCGTCATTGACGTATCAGTTCTAA
- a CDS encoding iron chelate uptake ABC transporter family permease subunit, producing the protein MFSPSKPSATANNTIDNSASENNDKTTFRQSCVARLWTFIVNHPKSIAAIILLISTILFLTVNVNGHWDFALPLRGKKLLALMVVGYAIGVSTLLFQTLTHNPILTPSLLGFDSLYVLLQSLLVFFLGAISFTSINPLAKFTLEIVLMFGASLLLFKLLFSKSSQDLTRLILVGVIFGVLFRSLSALIARLINPDDFVVVQSASYAQFNTVNPQLLGISIVICAISALFIWRWRYQCDVLMLGKSQAINLGINYQRLAFGLLTVIAVLVATATSLVGPVTFFGLLVCALTNRIARHMYHSERLILVSLVAMICLVLGQTIFEQLLGMAGVLSVVIELAGGLVFLILIFMTQRR; encoded by the coding sequence ATGTTTTCACCGTCTAAGCCTAGCGCCACAGCCAATAACACTATAGATAACAGTGCTTCAGAAAATAACGACAAAACTACTTTTAGACAAAGTTGTGTTGCGCGACTCTGGACATTTATAGTCAATCACCCAAAATCCATTGCCGCTATCATATTGCTGATCTCAACCATCCTATTTTTGACAGTCAATGTCAACGGCCATTGGGACTTTGCGCTACCGCTGCGAGGTAAAAAGTTACTGGCGTTAATGGTGGTCGGGTATGCGATTGGCGTATCGACCTTATTGTTTCAGACTTTGACGCACAACCCTATTCTGACGCCATCACTATTGGGTTTTGACTCGCTATACGTTTTATTACAAAGCCTGTTGGTTTTCTTTTTGGGCGCAATAAGTTTTACCAGTATCAATCCTCTTGCCAAATTCACCCTTGAAATTGTTTTAATGTTTGGCGCGTCATTATTATTATTTAAGCTGCTGTTTTCAAAAAGCAGTCAGGATCTGACGCGACTAATATTGGTGGGCGTTATCTTTGGGGTCTTGTTTCGTAGCTTATCAGCCCTGATTGCCAGATTGATCAATCCTGATGATTTCGTCGTCGTACAATCTGCCAGTTACGCGCAATTTAATACGGTCAATCCGCAGCTGCTTGGTATCAGCATTGTTATCTGTGCCATTAGCGCACTTTTTATCTGGCGCTGGCGTTATCAATGTGACGTATTGATGCTTGGCAAATCACAAGCCATTAACCTCGGTATTAACTATCAACGCTTGGCATTTGGGCTATTAACGGTCATTGCGGTATTGGTCGCCACGGCAACCTCATTGGTCGGTCCAGTGACTTTCTTTGGGCTGTTGGTTTGTGCGCTAACCAATCGTATCGCTCGGCATATGTATCACAGCGAGCGTCTGATATTGGTCAGTTTGGTGGCGATGATTTGCTTGGTACTCGGTCAGACGATATTTGAGCAACTATTGGGCATGGCGGGTGTGCTATCGGTCGTCATTGAATTGGCTGGTGGCTTGGTATTCTTAATATTGATTTTTATGACTCAGCGTCGTTAA
- a CDS encoding TetR/AcrR family transcriptional regulator produces the protein MAQHNDIEPQAASDAPVQRNQQDIRAHNQTVILAAAEEEFVLQGFRGATMQGIADRAELPKANVHYYFKNKKNLYQAVLHSIIQEWNDGLVAMSVDSDPKTVIEKFVRTKLHQAFAHPNRHKLFALEVIGGAPHLHEFMSATMKAWALDKAQVMKTWHEQGKIGIADPLQLLILIWATTQRYAEFETEIVGLMEKSEYDQQDEARAADFLVPFILRGCGLE, from the coding sequence ATGGCTCAACATAACGATATAGAACCACAAGCCGCGTCTGACGCGCCTGTACAGCGCAATCAGCAAGATATCCGCGCCCACAATCAAACCGTCATTTTGGCGGCGGCAGAAGAGGAGTTCGTGCTGCAAGGTTTTCGCGGTGCGACGATGCAAGGTATTGCCGATAGAGCCGAGCTGCCAAAGGCCAACGTGCATTACTACTTTAAGAATAAAAAAAATCTGTACCAAGCCGTGCTGCATTCTATTATTCAAGAGTGGAACGATGGCTTGGTTGCTATGAGTGTCGATAGTGACCCTAAAACGGTCATCGAAAAGTTTGTCCGTACCAAATTGCATCAAGCGTTTGCTCATCCCAATCGCCATAAATTGTTTGCGCTGGAAGTCATCGGCGGTGCCCCGCATCTGCATGAATTTATGTCGGCGACCATGAAGGCGTGGGCGCTAGACAAGGCACAAGTAATGAAAACTTGGCATGAGCAAGGCAAAATTGGCATCGCTGATCCTTTACAGCTATTGATTTTGATTTGGGCAACGACGCAGCGATATGCAGAATTTGAGACAGAAATTGTCGGTTTGATGGAAAAGAGTGAGTACGATCAGCAGGATGAAGCGCGGGCGGCAGACTTTTTAGTGCCGTTTATTTTGCGTGGCTGTGGTCTTGAGTAA
- a CDS encoding ABC transporter ATP-binding protein, which produces MIKLNNISHHIGKQQILHNITLSLPSAQVIALIGPNGAGKSTLFSVMARLQPLQSGQVSFAIDNEERDIVSCHARTLSKTVAMLGQDNQVQGRLRVHELLMFGRYPYHQGQPTTDDQQKVQEIIERFELAPLAERFLSTLSGGQRQRVLIAMIVCQDTPYLLLDEPLNNLDMYHAGRLMRELRELSHTQQKTVVIVLHDINQAAQFADTVVTMKEGQVMAVGQPAEVITQTTMKDLYNVDVTVLSHQGRPVIVDAV; this is translated from the coding sequence ATGATTAAACTCAATAACATCTCGCACCATATTGGCAAACAGCAAATTCTTCATAACATTACGTTGTCATTACCAAGCGCCCAAGTGATCGCCTTGATTGGCCCCAATGGCGCGGGTAAATCCACCTTGTTTTCGGTCATGGCGCGCTTGCAACCGCTACAGTCGGGACAGGTCAGTTTCGCTATAGATAATGAGGAACGTGATATTGTTAGCTGTCATGCGCGAACCTTGTCCAAAACTGTGGCGATGCTTGGACAAGACAACCAAGTACAAGGGCGACTGCGCGTGCATGAGCTGCTGATGTTTGGGCGCTATCCTTATCATCAAGGACAGCCGACGACTGATGATCAGCAAAAAGTGCAAGAAATTATCGAACGTTTTGAGCTTGCGCCATTAGCCGAGCGTTTTTTATCGACACTATCGGGTGGTCAGCGTCAGCGGGTGTTAATTGCGATGATTGTTTGCCAAGATACGCCGTATTTATTACTCGATGAGCCGCTCAATAATTTGGATATGTATCATGCTGGGCGCTTGATGCGTGAGCTGCGTGAGTTAAGCCATACTCAGCAAAAAACCGTGGTCATTGTGTTGCACGATATCAATCAAGCTGCGCAGTTCGCCGATACCGTGGTCACTATGAAAGAGGGTCAGGTAATGGCTGTCGGTCAACCTGCAGAGGTCATCACCCAAACAACCATGAAGGATCTGTATAACGTCGATGTTACCGTGCTCAGTCATCAAGGTCGCCCAGTGATTGTCGATGCGGTTTAA
- the uraD gene encoding 2-oxo-4-hydroxy-4-carboxy-5-ureidoimidazoline decarboxylase, which produces MKLSLQQFNELSTAEAISHLLTCCTSTHWAQTLEKKRPFADISTLLAHSDDAWAQARTAEAQLLEAFDGHPQIGNVDSLKEKYRNTQDSAAHEQSGANDANDEVIEALAQGNQDYLDKFGFIFIVFATGKSAQQMLDLLLARLPNDRATELVNAAAEQNKITRLRLQKLLSDA; this is translated from the coding sequence GTGAAACTATCTTTACAGCAGTTTAATGAGCTCTCAACAGCTGAGGCAATTTCACATCTATTGACCTGCTGTACCAGCACCCATTGGGCGCAGACTTTAGAAAAAAAACGTCCTTTTGCTGATATATCTACATTACTTGCTCATAGTGATGATGCTTGGGCACAAGCACGGACAGCAGAAGCCCAGTTACTAGAGGCTTTTGATGGTCATCCACAAATCGGCAACGTCGACTCGTTAAAAGAAAAATACCGCAACACGCAAGACAGTGCTGCCCATGAGCAGTCGGGTGCTAATGATGCCAATGACGAGGTGATTGAAGCTTTGGCTCAAGGCAATCAAGATTACCTTGATAAATTTGGCTTTATCTTTATCGTATTTGCCACTGGTAAGAGCGCGCAGCAAATGCTCGATTTATTGTTAGCACGCTTGCCCAATGATCGCGCTACTGAGCTGGTCAATGCGGCGGCTGAGCAAAATAAAATCACCCGCTTACGTTTACAGAAACTGCTGAGTGACGCTTAA
- the puuE gene encoding allantoinase PuuE, whose translation MSKKIISDFNQDAYPRDLKGYTDKPPKANWPGGAKIAVQFVLNIEEGAENSVIHGDGQSERFLSDVLGTPEFNNRHQSIESAFEYGSRVGVWRVLDTFKEYGLPITTFTCAAAAEKTPHIIERILEDGHEIASHGLRWITYQNMYRETEREHVRRATEIFESMIGGQPLGWYTGRDSPNTRELVAEQGGYIYDSDSYADELPYWLNVKVEDGNKIARKPHLVIPYTLETNDMRFTSSPGFTNAEPFYQYLKDSFDTLYEEGAHTPKMLTIGLHCRIIGRAGRIIALKKFLQYITSKPDVWVCRRDDIAKHWYKNHPATADNTANWM comes from the coding sequence ATGAGTAAAAAAATAATCAGCGATTTCAATCAAGACGCCTACCCTCGCGACTTAAAAGGCTATACTGACAAGCCGCCAAAAGCCAACTGGCCAGGCGGCGCTAAAATCGCTGTACAGTTCGTCCTCAATATCGAAGAAGGCGCAGAAAATAGCGTGATTCATGGTGACGGTCAATCAGAGCGGTTTTTATCGGATGTCTTAGGTACGCCAGAGTTTAACAATCGTCATCAGTCGATTGAGTCGGCATTTGAGTATGGTAGCCGTGTGGGTGTTTGGCGAGTATTAGACACTTTTAAAGAATACGGTTTGCCTATTACGACCTTCACTTGCGCTGCTGCTGCCGAAAAAACGCCGCATATTATCGAGCGCATATTAGAAGATGGGCACGAAATCGCCAGTCACGGTCTACGCTGGATTACTTATCAAAATATGTACCGCGAGACCGAGCGCGAGCATGTGCGCCGTGCCACTGAAATATTCGAGAGCATGATCGGCGGTCAGCCGCTCGGTTGGTACACGGGACGAGATAGCCCCAATACTCGTGAGTTGGTCGCCGAACAAGGTGGCTATATTTATGACTCAGACTCTTACGCGGATGAACTCCCTTACTGGCTCAATGTCAAAGTAGAAGACGGTAATAAAATCGCTCGTAAGCCGCATTTGGTCATTCCCTATACCTTAGAGACCAATGACATGCGCTTTACCTCAAGCCCAGGCTTTACCAACGCCGAGCCTTTTTATCAATATTTAAAAGACAGCTTCGATACCTTATACGAAGAAGGCGCACACACACCCAAGATGCTGACCATCGGTTTGCATTGCCGCATCATTGGTCGCGCCGGTCGCATCATCGCCCTCAAAAAGTTTTTGCAATATATCACCAGCAAGCCCGATGTGTGGGTATGCCGCCGTGATGACATTGCCAAACACTGGTATAAAAACCATCCAGCCACTGCCGATAACACTGCGAACTGGATGTAA